The following coding sequences are from one Phycisphaeraceae bacterium window:
- a CDS encoding DUF4238 domain-containing protein, with product MTPKSKKHHYVPQYLLRHFAVLQGGNPYVWVLDKRDGRVRRSSIREVAHENAYNAILNHKGEPLSFEPLLAKIDDIGARIIAEINRTGRIPLAGQDRVWLSYVMASQLLRAPRVRSDDHELLQRLIQRAGPDARFEGDEQRIGDITAEDIKASCLVGLQEEVPSIAKLLQRLQWFLSQGPTSAPFLISDSPIAFSNMFPRPGRGTLGLKVPGIEVHFPISPRYVLHLICPELTKAALVTLPNRHEFVQGLREGTSTSMQAENVTFTNSLQVIEAHRWVFGRSRADLDLALDMLRTSPELANGLTNFADGGAASSAAT from the coding sequence ATGACGCCCAAGTCCAAGAAACATCACTATGTGCCGCAATACCTACTTCGGCACTTCGCCGTCTTGCAGGGTGGCAACCCCTATGTTTGGGTGCTTGATAAGCGCGATGGGCGAGTTCGTCGATCTTCAATTCGCGAGGTCGCACACGAGAATGCGTACAACGCCATCTTGAACCACAAGGGTGAACCTCTCTCATTCGAGCCGCTACTCGCAAAGATAGACGACATCGGGGCCCGTATCATCGCGGAGATTAATCGCACTGGTCGAATACCCCTCGCGGGCCAAGACCGTGTCTGGTTGTCATATGTGATGGCGAGCCAGCTACTTCGCGCGCCACGCGTTCGTAGTGATGACCACGAACTGCTTCAGCGGCTGATCCAGCGCGCCGGACCGGATGCACGGTTTGAGGGCGACGAACAACGGATTGGGGATATCACCGCTGAAGACATCAAGGCGAGCTGCCTCGTTGGACTCCAAGAAGAAGTGCCGTCGATCGCCAAGCTACTGCAGCGGCTGCAGTGGTTCCTCTCGCAAGGGCCTACGAGCGCCCCGTTCCTGATTTCAGACTCGCCAATTGCCTTTAGCAACATGTTCCCGCGACCCGGCCGAGGCACTCTCGGGCTGAAAGTACCGGGTATCGAGGTGCACTTTCCTATCTCACCTCGATATGTGTTGCACTTGATCTGCCCAGAGCTAACCAAGGCCGCCTTGGTCACCCTCCCGAATCGACACGAGTTCGTGCAGGGACTTCGAGAAGGTACTTCGACCTCAATGCAAGCTGAGAATGTCACGTTCACCAATTCACTGCAAGTGATTGAGGCTCATCGCTGGGTCTTTGGGCGAAGCAGGGCGGATCTCGACCTGGCGCTCGACATGCTTAGAACGAGTCCCGAATTGGCCAATGGTCTCACGAACTTCGCAGACGGCGGCGCGGCTTCGTCTGCAGCAACCTGA
- a CDS encoding HNH endonuclease, whose product MDFATRYGAIAADFIHVHHIGPIATQKEAHMVDAVRDLRPVCPNCHAVLHRVDPPMHPDELRDRLSHHEHRPVTSTL is encoded by the coding sequence ATGGACTTTGCAACTCGCTACGGAGCTATTGCGGCGGACTTCATCCATGTGCATCACATCGGGCCAATCGCAACACAGAAGGAGGCGCACATGGTCGACGCAGTTCGTGACCTCCGCCCAGTCTGCCCGAATTGTCATGCCGTGCTGCACCGAGTAGACCCACCAATGCACCCGGACGAACTTCGGGACCGACTCTCGCATCACGAGCACCGGCCCGTAACATCGACGCTGTGA
- a CDS encoding DUF2924 domain-containing protein — protein sequence MALDIAAKQAELEQMATSELAERYAEVCGERCHSRNRTYLVRRILWRMQAAVYGGLSARALDRAEELARDADVRVTAPRPRNSQNARRGPCGPRGPCGPRDPCGPRTGGQSRSAELLATEAPRLRLRPVPPPNPCADPRLPRVGSMLTRRYKGRDLVVHIRDGGIEFDGVLYGSLSAVAKAITGSHCNGFRWFGLSGASGGARL from the coding sequence ATGGCCCTCGATATCGCGGCAAAGCAGGCGGAGCTGGAGCAGATGGCCACGAGCGAACTCGCGGAGCGTTACGCCGAGGTCTGCGGCGAGCGGTGCCACAGCAGGAACCGCACCTATCTCGTTCGTCGCATCTTGTGGCGGATGCAGGCGGCCGTCTATGGCGGCTTGAGCGCGCGTGCTTTGGACCGCGCAGAGGAGTTGGCGCGCGACGCGGATGTTCGCGTGACGGCACCGCGGCCCCGGAACTCTCAGAACGCGCGCCGCGGCCCTTGCGGCCCACGCGGCCCTTGCGGCCCACGCGACCCTTGCGGCCCACGCACTGGCGGCCAGTCGCGATCGGCTGAGTTGCTTGCCACCGAAGCCCCTCGCCTCCGCCTTCGCCCCGTGCCGCCACCCAATCCATGTGCAGACCCCCGGCTGCCTCGCGTCGGTTCGATGCTCACGCGGCGCTACAAGGGCCGTGACCTCGTGGTCCACATCCGTGACGGCGGCATCGAATTCGACGGCGTTCTCTACGGCTCGCTCAGCGCCGTGGCCAAGGCGATCACAGGTTCGCATTGCAACGGGTTTCGGTGGTTCGGCTTGAGCGGTGCAAGCGGTGGAGCGCGATTATGA
- a CDS encoding recombinase family protein: MSFNSLDAQRDAAESYIRSQAGAGWVCLPDRFDDGGFTGANTDRPAFQRLMAAIEAGRIDCVVVYKIDRLSRSLADFARMMEVFEKRGVALVSVTQAFRTNDSMGRLTLNVLLSFAQFEREVIGERIRDKIGAQRRRGMWAGGKPVLGYDIDRTGPSPRLVVNPEEAERVRAIFDLYMELGGLLPVVTELRRRGWCAKAWTTKAGVQRGGQPFDKGNLHLLLTNPIVTGMIVHKGEVHDGVHEAIVDAATFAKVQSQLKANARAKSSFGMATATGALLRGLLRCKACDAAMTHAITRRGTRAYRYYRCTKACRHGAASCPSGSLPGAEIERFVVEQVKETLKRPEFARAALKEAKLMAKGGGGSGGSGGGSGTDGTGTIDLASIRAAIADIDALWPTLMPTEQFQLVHLLLERVEYDAATSSIALSFRDGVVAGHIPRSTEVAAQSSAAASGAVAKSTATEVAA, encoded by the coding sequence ATGTCGTTCAACTCTCTCGACGCTCAACGCGATGCGGCCGAGTCCTACATCCGTTCGCAGGCGGGCGCTGGCTGGGTCTGCCTGCCCGACCGCTTTGACGACGGCGGCTTCACCGGCGCAAACACTGACCGTCCTGCGTTCCAGAGATTGATGGCAGCGATCGAAGCGGGCCGCATCGATTGCGTGGTCGTCTACAAGATCGATCGGCTGAGTCGCAGCCTCGCCGACTTCGCGCGGATGATGGAGGTCTTCGAGAAGCGCGGCGTGGCGCTTGTTTCGGTCACGCAGGCGTTCCGCACCAACGACTCGATGGGCAGGCTGACGCTGAACGTGCTGCTCTCGTTTGCGCAGTTCGAGAGGGAAGTGATCGGCGAGCGCATCCGCGACAAGATTGGCGCTCAGCGAAGACGCGGCATGTGGGCTGGCGGCAAGCCAGTGCTTGGTTACGACATCGATCGCACAGGCCCGAGCCCGCGGCTGGTGGTCAATCCTGAGGAAGCGGAACGCGTCCGCGCCATCTTCGATCTCTATATGGAGCTCGGTGGGCTGCTGCCTGTGGTCACGGAACTGCGGCGGCGTGGCTGGTGCGCGAAGGCGTGGACCACGAAGGCTGGCGTGCAGCGTGGCGGCCAGCCGTTCGACAAGGGCAACCTGCATTTGCTGCTCACGAACCCGATCGTCACTGGCATGATCGTCCACAAGGGCGAAGTGCATGACGGCGTGCACGAGGCGATCGTCGATGCCGCCACATTCGCAAAGGTGCAATCGCAGCTCAAGGCGAACGCGCGCGCGAAGAGCTCGTTCGGCATGGCGACCGCGACCGGTGCACTCCTGCGTGGCCTGCTCCGCTGCAAGGCGTGCGATGCGGCGATGACGCACGCGATCACCCGTCGCGGCACGCGGGCGTATCGCTACTACCGCTGCACGAAGGCGTGCCGACATGGCGCAGCTTCGTGCCCAAGCGGCTCGCTGCCCGGTGCCGAGATCGAACGCTTCGTGGTCGAGCAGGTGAAGGAGACGCTGAAGCGACCGGAGTTTGCGCGAGCTGCACTCAAGGAGGCGAAGCTGATGGCGAAGGGAGGCGGGGGAAGCGGGGGAAGCGGGGGAGGCAGTGGCACCGACGGCACCGGCACCATCGATCTCGCCTCGATCCGCGCCGCCATCGCCGACATCGATGCACTGTGGCCCACGCTGATGCCGACCGAGCAGTTCCAACTGGTGCATCTGCTGCTTGAACGCGTGGAGTACGACGCGGCCACAAGCAGCATCGCGCTGAGCTTCCGTGACGGAGTCGTCGCCGGTCACATTCCACGCAGCACCGAAGTCGCAGCACAGTCCAGCGCCGCTGCCTCAGGTGCCGTTGCCAAGTCCACCGCAACCGAGGTCGCAGCATGA
- the tnpB gene encoding IS66 family insertion sequence element accessory protein TnpB encodes MISLPSLAQLDRGAPRIWLATTPADMRRGFDRLAEMAQSVIGQDPRSGHLFVFRSRGGDRLKILYWDRDGYALWYKRLEAGTFRLPRADEAASIELRASELAMLLDGVDLRSLKRVKRSARSS; translated from the coding sequence ATGATCTCGCTACCGTCGCTCGCGCAGCTCGATCGAGGCGCGCCACGCATCTGGCTGGCGACGACGCCCGCCGACATGCGCCGCGGCTTCGATCGGCTCGCAGAGATGGCACAGTCAGTGATCGGCCAGGACCCTCGCAGCGGCCATCTCTTCGTCTTCCGTTCGCGCGGAGGCGATCGCCTCAAGATTCTCTACTGGGATCGCGACGGCTACGCGCTCTGGTACAAGCGGCTCGAGGCGGGCACCTTCCGTCTGCCTCGCGCCGACGAAGCCGCATCGATCGAGCTGCGCGCGAGCGAGCTGGCGATGCTGCTCGACGGCGTCGACCTGCGGAGCCTGAAGCGCGTGAAGCGATCCGCACGAAGTTCGTGA
- a CDS encoding transposase has translation MHDHAHWRRLLREQRRSGLSIVEFCRVHGVSPSSFHRWRRMLAGDGSASHRRDDRPSFVELAAPPSISGPGVVITIAGGRRIEIASGADEAWVARFVVRLERLDAEAAS, from the coding sequence ATGCATGATCACGCGCATTGGCGCCGGCTGCTGCGCGAGCAGCGTCGGAGCGGACTGAGCATCGTCGAGTTCTGCAGGGTGCACGGGGTGTCGCCGAGCTCGTTCCATCGATGGCGACGCATGCTCGCAGGCGATGGCTCGGCGTCGCATCGACGCGACGATCGCCCGTCCTTCGTCGAGCTCGCGGCGCCACCTTCGATCTCGGGTCCCGGCGTTGTGATCACGATTGCCGGTGGACGACGGATCGAGATCGCATCCGGCGCCGACGAGGCGTGGGTCGCACGGTTCGTCGTTCGGCTCGAGCGTCTCGACGCCGAGGCCGCGTCATGA
- a CDS encoding IS4 family transposase encodes MGPWINQELAGCRFADARLAGRFGLLMEQLSKGLGQSLPLACGDWASTKAAYRFLDNKRVSEAEILAGHMQATRARVGAVDGPVLALHDTTEFSFTRERAHAIGVTNRVAAGHKDEKGRQRMHTVCGILMHSSLIVTTDGVPLGLAAIKLWTRKRFKGTNALKGRGLDAGTHSVNTTRIPIELKESIRWLENVRQSTANIGDAARCIHIGDRESDIYELFSECASLGTKFVFRTCVDRRVEDGRRTVANAMDEQRVRAVHRLEVRDDKGRPSNAVLELKYHQIEVCPPIGKEKRYGTMVLSVIHAKERGVPKGRAAIDWKLVTNLSIRSKADAIEKLDWYALRWKIETFHKVLKSGCRAEDSRLRTAERLVNLIAIMCILAWRVLWLTMMNRASPDLPVKLVFTNSEINLLERLVPVNDGSRKKTVGNFLTRLARLGGYLNRARDAPPGNMVLWRGMARLTDIHLGYCLAKDVGN; translated from the coding sequence ATGGGACCGTGGATCAATCAGGAGCTTGCTGGCTGCCGCTTTGCCGATGCCCGACTGGCTGGGCGGTTCGGTCTACTCATGGAGCAGCTCTCCAAGGGGCTTGGCCAGTCACTGCCGCTGGCGTGCGGTGATTGGGCCAGCACCAAGGCCGCGTATCGCTTTCTTGACAACAAGCGTGTGAGCGAGGCAGAGATCCTGGCCGGGCACATGCAGGCCACGCGGGCGCGTGTCGGCGCTGTCGATGGTCCAGTCCTTGCACTGCACGACACGACCGAGTTCTCATTCACCCGTGAGCGAGCGCACGCGATTGGTGTCACCAACAGGGTGGCCGCGGGTCACAAGGATGAGAAGGGTCGCCAGCGAATGCACACTGTCTGCGGCATCCTCATGCACTCGAGTCTCATCGTCACCACTGACGGCGTGCCCCTCGGTCTCGCGGCGATCAAGCTCTGGACACGCAAGAGGTTCAAGGGCACCAACGCGCTCAAGGGCAGAGGTCTCGACGCGGGCACGCATTCGGTCAACACCACTCGCATCCCGATTGAGCTGAAGGAGAGCATCCGCTGGCTTGAAAATGTGCGTCAATCGACCGCGAACATCGGTGACGCCGCTCGCTGCATCCACATCGGCGACCGGGAGAGCGACATCTATGAGTTGTTCAGCGAATGCGCGTCGCTGGGGACGAAGTTTGTGTTCCGCACTTGCGTCGATCGTCGCGTGGAGGACGGCAGGCGCACCGTGGCCAACGCGATGGACGAACAGCGCGTGAGGGCTGTGCATCGCCTCGAGGTCCGGGACGACAAGGGCCGCCCGTCGAACGCAGTGCTGGAGCTGAAGTACCACCAGATCGAGGTGTGCCCGCCCATCGGGAAGGAGAAGCGCTACGGAACCATGGTGCTGAGTGTGATCCACGCGAAGGAACGGGGCGTGCCCAAGGGCCGCGCGGCAATTGACTGGAAGCTCGTGACCAATCTTTCGATCCGATCGAAGGCCGATGCGATCGAAAAGCTCGATTGGTACGCGCTACGCTGGAAGATCGAGACATTCCACAAGGTGCTCAAGTCAGGATGTCGGGCCGAGGACTCGAGGCTGCGGACTGCCGAGCGACTGGTCAACCTGATCGCGATCATGTGCATTCTGGCATGGCGTGTGCTGTGGCTGACGATGATGAACCGCGCCTCTCCGGACCTCCCGGTGAAGCTGGTCTTCACGAACTCAGAGATCAACCTGCTCGAGCGCCTCGTCCCGGTCAACGACGGCTCAAGAAAGAAGACGGTAGGCAACTTCCTGACGAGGCTCGCTCGACTCGGTGGCTATCTGAACCGGGCCCGCGATGCGCCGCCGGGAAACATGGTCCTATGGCGCGGCATGGCGAGATTGACCGACATCCACCTCGGTTACTGTCTGGCCAAAGATGTGGGTAATTGA
- a CDS encoding type II toxin-antitoxin system prevent-host-death family antitoxin, with protein METIGAFDAKSRLSELLERVSRGERFQITKHGRLVGMLVPPDRSRDVASIEQAARRLKAFRGVLRGITREQLLAMRREGQRF; from the coding sequence ATGGAAACGATCGGTGCCTTCGATGCAAAGTCCCGCCTGAGCGAACTCCTGGAGCGCGTGTCCAGGGGGGAGCGCTTTCAGATCACGAAGCACGGCCGGCTCGTCGGCATGCTCGTGCCACCTGACAGGTCGCGTGATGTCGCCTCGATCGAGCAGGCCGCCCGGAGGTTGAAAGCCTTTCGCGGTGTGCTGCGGGGAATCACTCGCGAGCAATTGTTGGCCATGCGGCGCGAAGGGCAGCGATTCTGA
- a CDS encoding type II toxin-antitoxin system VapC family toxin has protein sequence MALVADASAILALALNEEEARYGEAVINAIVADEGFVPALFWFEIRNALLMSERRKRFTPERTDQFLADLEVLPIVVDPQPRWEATIGLARRHQLSVYDAAYLELAQRKAVSLATIDAALKRAAGSVSITVFQTTRRK, from the coding sequence ATGGCGCTCGTTGCAGACGCCTCAGCGATACTCGCTCTCGCACTCAACGAGGAGGAGGCACGGTACGGCGAAGCCGTCATTAACGCGATCGTGGCCGACGAAGGATTCGTGCCCGCTCTCTTTTGGTTCGAGATTCGCAACGCACTGCTCATGTCGGAGAGGCGAAAGCGCTTCACCCCCGAGCGAACAGATCAGTTCCTCGCCGATCTGGAGGTGCTGCCGATCGTCGTCGACCCGCAACCTCGATGGGAGGCGACCATTGGGCTCGCTCGGAGGCATCAGTTGAGCGTCTATGACGCTGCGTATCTCGAACTCGCCCAGCGCAAGGCGGTGTCGTTGGCAACCATCGATGCGGCGCTGAAGAGAGCGGCAGGGAGCGTGTCAATCACGGTGTTCCAAACCACGAGGCGCAAGTGA
- a CDS encoding FKBP-type peptidyl-prolyl cis-trans isomerase N-terminal domain-containing protein — MPSSKLLLVVSCVGSVAVLGCVSDGTSSALSRPNDSARFSYGVGFDLGRKVSEGLAEDDMVADMALVRRGFDDGLLGRTPAIPEAEMDAVLRAVHQQLSERAARRQYDENPEFRSLADRNAANSEAAMRAFAARPGARKIEDGIWVIPEADGSGPVVGEDSVAIATLTVRTADGDEVNRAANSRLDPRSMLPAPGQVLSKMRAGDRWSIAFAPSRAFGLAGDPPQVGPNEAVFVDIAVIAVEPRRGSR; from the coding sequence ATGCCAAGTTCAAAGCTCCTGCTCGTGGTTTCGTGTGTGGGCTCGGTGGCAGTTTTGGGGTGCGTCAGCGACGGCACATCGTCGGCGCTCTCCCGACCCAATGACTCGGCCCGCTTCTCTTATGGCGTTGGCTTCGACCTCGGCCGGAAGGTGAGCGAAGGCCTCGCCGAGGATGACATGGTTGCGGACATGGCGCTCGTTCGTCGAGGCTTTGACGACGGGCTCCTTGGACGAACACCCGCCATTCCGGAAGCGGAGATGGACGCGGTGCTTCGAGCCGTGCATCAGCAGCTCTCGGAGCGTGCGGCGCGCCGACAGTACGACGAGAATCCCGAGTTCCGTTCACTCGCTGATCGCAACGCAGCAAACAGCGAGGCGGCCATGCGGGCCTTTGCTGCGAGGCCCGGAGCAAGGAAGATCGAGGACGGCATCTGGGTCATTCCCGAAGCCGATGGATCGGGACCCGTGGTGGGCGAGGATTCCGTCGCCATCGCCACGCTGACCGTCCGAACCGCTGACGGCGACGAGGTGAACCGTGCGGCCAACTCCCGCCTCGATCCTCGGAGCATGTTGCCCGCGCCGGGTCAGGTGCTTTCGAAGATGAGGGCCGGTGACCGATGGTCCATCGCGTTCGCGCCGTCGCGGGCGTTCGGACTCGCGGGCGATCCGCCACAGGTCGGACCCAACGAGGCAGTCTTCGTTGACATTGCGGTCATCGCCGTCGAACCACGACGAGGATCACGATGA
- a CDS encoding META domain-containing protein translates to MSTLIRMIKTSLIGLVSTILLVLATGCNSPEAVPQSNNLDATSWRLIAWSVPDLNPNDFEITLEISDDGVSGKSAVNRYFGPLNASKDGSFKVGMLGSTMMAGPEPAMRAEQEYLRLLPEARRWTIVSDDLRLFAENGLQILAFRRVQ, encoded by the coding sequence ATGAGTACGCTCATCCGCATGATCAAGACCTCACTCATCGGTCTCGTCTCCACAATCCTTTTGGTCCTTGCCACGGGCTGCAACAGCCCGGAAGCGGTCCCTCAGTCGAACAACCTCGACGCGACCTCCTGGCGGCTGATTGCGTGGTCCGTCCCCGATCTCAACCCGAACGATTTCGAGATCACACTCGAAATCTCCGACGACGGCGTGTCAGGCAAGTCGGCGGTGAACCGCTACTTCGGCCCGCTCAATGCATCGAAGGATGGTAGTTTCAAAGTCGGCATGCTCGGCAGCACCATGATGGCGGGACCGGAGCCGGCCATGCGCGCTGAGCAGGAGTACCTTCGCCTCCTGCCCGAGGCGCGACGATGGACCATCGTGAGTGACGACCTGCGGCTCTTCGCCGAGAACGGCTTGCAGATCCTCGCCTTCCGACGCGTGCAGTGA
- a CDS encoding SRPBCC domain-containing protein: protein MEIHETERVRTHAPSASVWDALSDPATIGSFLGISEVPVPFLSDETPPRSGWTFEVRKGNKGTYHSVIEFVEKPRAIGFTLWRDDSPEYPGLLSFEIHPSVGELELVATVQYRVPPEVIHALSPAFLILTPVVVPLSRTITRWWLRRRLREIASRAVKSASW from the coding sequence GTGGAGATTCATGAGACTGAGCGGGTGCGAACGCATGCGCCATCTGCGTCGGTGTGGGACGCATTGAGTGATCCTGCAACCATTGGGTCCTTCCTTGGCATCTCCGAGGTTCCCGTGCCATTTCTCAGCGATGAGACACCTCCAAGGAGCGGCTGGACTTTCGAAGTCCGCAAAGGAAACAAGGGCACCTATCACTCGGTGATCGAGTTCGTCGAGAAGCCTCGCGCGATCGGTTTCACACTCTGGCGCGATGACTCGCCCGAGTATCCCGGACTGCTGAGTTTCGAGATCCACCCGAGCGTGGGTGAGCTCGAGCTTGTTGCAACAGTCCAGTACAGGGTCCCGCCCGAAGTGATCCATGCGTTGTCCCCAGCCTTCCTGATCCTGACCCCTGTGGTCGTACCACTCTCTCGGACCATCACACGATGGTGGCTGCGCCGACGCCTCCGCGAGATCGCTTCCCGCGCTGTGAAGTCGGCCTCTTGGTGA
- a CDS encoding winged helix-turn-helix transcriptional regulator yields MTQMSNRRPATPRQAARRCGPIDDFLDPALFKALCDPTRAKLIACLAKCGRPCSVSEVAECCSVDMSVVSRHLALMARAGLLESVKEGRVVLYRVRFHDVVAALRGLADAIEECCPDHTTGACGACCRGK; encoded by the coding sequence ATGACGCAAATGAGCAATCGACGCCCGGCCACGCCAAGGCAGGCCGCCCGCCGCTGCGGGCCCATTGACGACTTCCTTGATCCGGCCCTCTTCAAGGCGCTGTGCGATCCCACGCGGGCGAAGCTGATCGCATGCCTCGCGAAGTGCGGCCGCCCGTGCTCGGTGAGCGAAGTTGCCGAGTGCTGTTCGGTCGACATGTCTGTTGTCTCTCGTCATCTCGCGCTGATGGCTCGGGCCGGGCTCCTCGAGTCGGTGAAGGAAGGGCGCGTCGTCCTGTACCGCGTGCGGTTCCACGATGTGGTGGCGGCGCTTCGGGGCCTCGCGGATGCGATCGAGGAGTGCTGCCCCGACCACACCACCGGCGCCTGCGGAGCATGCTGCCGTGGAAAGTAG
- a CDS encoding arsenate reductase ArsC, producing MRSRSAAPTTPPAPAEHAAVESRRLRVLFLCTGNSCRSQMAEGWARALWADSIEPFSAGTEPTALNRLAVQAMAEEGVDISQQRSKRIDELGGRLFDVVVTVCDSAHESCPVFPHATRVLHVGFDDPPRLAAGAMTDDEALPHYRRVRDEIRQFVESLPDALANPDPQTTKESMQ from the coding sequence ATGCGATCGAGGAGTGCTGCCCCGACCACACCACCGGCGCCTGCGGAGCATGCTGCCGTGGAAAGTAGACGACTTCGAGTCCTTTTCCTTTGCACTGGGAACTCATGCCGCAGCCAGATGGCTGAGGGCTGGGCCCGGGCGCTATGGGCCGACTCGATCGAGCCATTCTCGGCAGGCACGGAGCCAACCGCGCTGAACCGGCTCGCGGTCCAGGCGATGGCCGAGGAGGGCGTCGACATTTCCCAACAACGGTCCAAGCGCATCGACGAGCTTGGTGGCCGTTTGTTCGATGTCGTCGTCACGGTGTGCGACTCGGCGCACGAGTCATGTCCAGTCTTTCCGCATGCAACACGCGTCTTGCATGTCGGCTTCGATGATCCGCCGCGACTCGCGGCCGGCGCAATGACCGACGACGAAGCGCTGCCTCACTATCGCCGCGTGCGCGACGAGATCCGACAGTTCGTCGAGTCGCTACCTGATGCGCTGGCGAATCCAGATCCACAGACCACCAAGGAGTCCATGCAATGA
- the arsM gene encoding arsenite methyltransferase — MTDPNSATNHSRTCCSDDCCTPAASGTAHPTAHEVRSKVREGYAQIAEAGSWSAAQSSTHASSSGCGAGGGCCGPTAFSPEQLAEAVGYSKDELSATPDAANMGLSCGNPTALASLRPGEVVLDLGAGGGFDCFVAGPKVGATGRVIGVDMTPEMLSKARRNVAIYRERSGLDNVEFRLGEIEHLPVADATVDVVISNCVINLSPDKASVWREIARVLKPGGRVAVSDLALLQPLPEVVQRDVEALVGCVAGAVLVEEMRQMATEAGLKDIVLTSKSHYIDAMTRWEDPLYQRIMASLPAGTKMSDFITSLDVSARKGSGA, encoded by the coding sequence ATGACCGATCCGAACTCTGCCACCAATCACTCCCGAACCTGCTGCTCCGATGATTGCTGCACGCCAGCCGCTTCCGGCACGGCCCATCCCACTGCCCACGAGGTGCGCTCGAAGGTGCGCGAGGGTTACGCACAGATCGCGGAGGCGGGTTCGTGGTCCGCGGCGCAGTCGTCGACGCACGCTTCATCGTCAGGATGCGGCGCCGGCGGCGGATGCTGCGGTCCTACGGCCTTCTCGCCCGAGCAGCTCGCTGAGGCCGTCGGCTACTCGAAGGACGAGCTCTCCGCGACCCCTGACGCCGCCAACATGGGACTCTCGTGCGGCAATCCGACGGCGCTCGCGTCGCTTCGGCCCGGCGAGGTCGTCCTCGACCTCGGTGCCGGCGGCGGCTTCGACTGTTTCGTCGCTGGTCCGAAGGTCGGTGCGACCGGTCGCGTGATCGGCGTCGACATGACGCCCGAGATGCTCTCGAAGGCGCGCCGCAATGTGGCCATCTATCGCGAGCGATCCGGACTCGACAATGTGGAGTTCCGCCTCGGCGAGATCGAGCATCTGCCAGTCGCGGATGCGACCGTCGATGTCGTGATTTCCAACTGCGTGATCAATCTCTCGCCCGACAAGGCGAGCGTGTGGCGCGAGATCGCGCGCGTGCTCAAGCCGGGCGGGCGGGTCGCGGTGTCAGATCTCGCGCTCCTTCAGCCCCTGCCCGAGGTGGTGCAGCGCGATGTCGAAGCGCTCGTCGGTTGTGTCGCCGGTGCGGTGCTCGTGGAGGAGATGCGCCAGATGGCCACTGAAGCAGGACTCAAGGACATCGTCCTCACCTCGAAGTCGCACTACATCGACGCGATGACACGCTGGGAGGATCCGCTCTACCAGCGCATCATGGCGAGCCTGCCCGCGGGCACCAAGATGAGCGACTTCATCACGAGCCTCGATGTGAGCGCCAGGAAGGGATCGGGGGCATGA
- a CDS encoding arsenate reductase ArsC has product MSAADEKPLVLFLCTGNSARSIMAEAILRDRAGDRFEAASAGLAPTGLVNPLAIEALREIGVSTEGLHSKPSKMFLGRIAVRHAITVCEAADRSCPKVFPFATRRHSWPFEDPAAFEGTERGRLAKFREVRDAISARIDEWLESEPDGP; this is encoded by the coding sequence ATGAGCGCGGCGGACGAGAAGCCGCTGGTCCTCTTCCTCTGCACCGGCAACTCCGCGCGCAGCATCATGGCCGAAGCGATCCTGCGAGATCGCGCAGGCGATCGCTTCGAGGCCGCGAGCGCGGGCCTTGCGCCGACGGGCCTGGTGAACCCGCTCGCAATCGAGGCGCTCCGCGAAATCGGCGTGTCGACGGAGGGCCTGCACTCGAAGCCGTCGAAGATGTTCCTGGGCAGGATCGCCGTTCGCCACGCGATCACCGTCTGCGAGGCGGCCGACCGATCATGCCCCAAGGTGTTCCCGTTCGCGACTCGGCGCCACTCGTGGCCGTTCGAGGATCCGGCGGCATTCGAGGGCACCGAGCGTGGGCGGCTGGCGAAGTTCCGCGAGGTGCGCGATGCGATCAGCGCGCGCATCGACGAGTGGCTCGAGTCGGAGCCCGATGGGCCATGA